The Hymenobacter sp. 5317J-9 genome has a window encoding:
- a CDS encoding acyltransferase: MRSTISRTYFRPLTGLRAIAALLVFCSHSHPLRFFTQNPLLLRLDFSIGVNVFFVLSGFLIALRYAEHASFRWDFWRRYLANRLARVYPMWWLLATVALLWRFRHLAGSSARTEWLHYVANLTFLKGYSSTLQFTHIQQGWTLTVEETFYLLAPVLLILWRKGTRPAVLFGGAAVALLALGSLLTEALHGRFEGFFSDYRLLLCWTLAGRSAEFSAGAGLALWLIRRGDVSPRTTGRNTWLGLAGTGIVVVGVACLRVWQANELLVQVVGQQLLLTLPLVALLHGLLAETTWVSRVLGSPAAVLLGKASYIFYLIHMGPVHEAIHAGRPVWTSPLAIAADLLLLAGISVASYYALEAPLNRWLRNRLSGGVRGK, from the coding sequence ATGCGTTCCACCATATCCCGCACCTACTTTCGCCCGCTCACTGGCCTGCGGGCAATAGCGGCGCTGCTGGTATTCTGTTCGCACAGCCATCCGCTGCGGTTTTTTACCCAGAACCCGCTGTTGCTCCGGCTCGATTTCAGCATTGGGGTCAACGTCTTCTTCGTGCTCAGCGGTTTTTTGATTGCGCTGCGCTACGCCGAGCACGCTTCGTTTCGGTGGGATTTCTGGCGCCGCTACCTCGCCAACCGGCTGGCGCGCGTGTATCCAATGTGGTGGCTGTTGGCCACGGTGGCGCTGCTGTGGCGCTTCCGGCACCTCGCCGGCAGCTCGGCCCGCACCGAATGGCTGCATTACGTGGCCAACCTCACGTTTCTGAAAGGGTATTCGAGCACGCTGCAATTCACCCACATTCAGCAAGGCTGGACGCTGACGGTGGAAGAAACCTTCTACCTGCTGGCCCCAGTTTTACTGATATTGTGGCGAAAAGGCACCCGGCCAGCCGTCTTGTTCGGCGGGGCGGCCGTGGCGCTGCTGGCCCTCGGCTCGCTGCTGACCGAAGCCCTGCACGGCCGTTTTGAAGGGTTTTTCAGCGATTACCGCCTGCTCCTGTGCTGGACGTTGGCGGGGCGCAGCGCCGAGTTTTCTGCCGGCGCAGGCCTGGCCCTGTGGCTGATACGCCGCGGCGACGTGAGCCCGCGTACCACGGGCCGGAACACGTGGCTGGGGCTGGCGGGCACGGGCATCGTGGTAGTTGGCGTGGCCTGCCTGCGCGTGTGGCAGGCCAACGAGCTGCTGGTGCAGGTAGTGGGGCAGCAGTTGCTGCTCACCTTGCCCCTGGTGGCCCTGCTACACGGGCTGCTGGCCGAAACCACGTGGGTTAGCCGCGTGCTGGGCAGCCCGGCCGCGGTGCTGCTGGGCAAAGCCTCCTACATTTTCTACCTGATTCACATGGGCCCTGTGCACGAGGCGATTCACGCCGGCCGGCCCGTTTGGACCAGTCCCCTGGCAATAGCAGCCGACTTGCTGCTGCTTGCAGGAATTTCCGTGGCGAGCTACTACGCGTTGGAAGCGCCGCTCAACCGCTGGCTGCGCAACAGGCTCTCAGGTGGCGTTCGCGGCAAATAA
- a CDS encoding membrane-binding protein, translating to MTLLPRFFRRLAAPLLLALPIGFTSAAQAQTAPAPTDVIREITDAVGLKARFELRATRDVDNAAAVVYNGKRFLLYNPDFLNDINRAGHTDWAGISILAHEMGHHLNGHTLRAGGSQPADELEADEFSGFVLRKLGASLAQAQAAMATVPDDGGSATHPGRAPRLLAIGQGWQRANGQIVASARSAAPSAAPAVVAASRPQAPVRATSYNNSSVSLFPTEEADRDAREMVAINQANGNAVKLVGQLTFRNDPSRRYYLTNALKVVRVDDEDNAEEVGRITRTTNETFPFVLTDTQQRRLFITARGDVYDKAGQRVAKLHDPS from the coding sequence ATGACTTTGCTCCCCCGCTTTTTCCGCCGGCTGGCCGCTCCGCTGCTGCTGGCGCTGCCCATAGGCTTTACTTCTGCCGCGCAGGCCCAGACCGCCCCGGCGCCCACCGACGTTATCCGCGAAATCACCGACGCCGTGGGCCTCAAAGCCCGCTTCGAGCTACGGGCCACGCGCGACGTCGACAACGCCGCCGCCGTGGTGTATAATGGCAAGCGGTTCCTGCTCTACAACCCCGATTTTCTGAACGACATCAACCGTGCCGGGCACACCGACTGGGCTGGCATCAGCATTCTGGCCCACGAAATGGGCCACCACCTCAACGGCCACACCCTGCGCGCCGGCGGCTCGCAGCCGGCCGATGAGCTGGAAGCCGATGAGTTCTCGGGCTTTGTGCTGCGCAAGCTGGGCGCCAGCCTGGCCCAGGCCCAGGCCGCCATGGCCACCGTGCCCGACGACGGCGGCTCGGCCACGCACCCCGGCCGGGCGCCGCGCCTGCTGGCCATCGGCCAGGGCTGGCAGCGGGCCAACGGCCAGATTGTGGCCAGCGCCCGGTCGGCTGCGCCCTCGGCCGCCCCGGCTGTGGTGGCGGCCAGCCGTCCGCAGGCCCCGGTGCGCGCCACGTCCTACAACAACAGTTCGGTGAGCCTGTTCCCCACCGAAGAAGCCGACCGCGACGCCCGCGAGATGGTGGCCATCAACCAGGCCAACGGCAATGCCGTGAAGCTGGTGGGTCAGCTCACCTTCCGCAACGACCCCAGCCGCCGCTACTACCTCACCAACGCGCTGAAAGTGGTGCGCGTCGATGACGAAGACAACGCCGAAGAGGTGGGCCGCATCACCCGCACCACCAACGAGACGTTTCCCTTCGTGCTGACCGATACGCAGCAGCGCCGCCTGTTCATCACGGCCCGCGGCGACGTGTACGACAAAGCCGGCCAGCGCGTGGCCAAGCTGCACGACCCGTCGTAA
- the mutM gene encoding DNA-formamidopyrimidine glycosylase, with amino-acid sequence MPELPEVETYRRFIDELAVGQTIAAFQVNDAHVLATPEDQLRAGLVGRTITGTSRLGKNCFLELDNGKVLVLHFGMTGDVGAYRDEPDAPRFTRVALHLEDSGLRLAFIDPRKFGRIRLADSAAAHQKAKKIGPDALEITATELHQKLSRRKTLLKPLLLDQGITAGLGNWIVDEVLFQAKIHPERIGASLTEKEGKALHEAVQLVLNTAINQEANYRHFPASFLIHAREWDTSATPASDDAHTFCPRHPKVKIDKYYVGGRATYTCPKCQPAPASADKPAA; translated from the coding sequence GTGCCCGAATTACCCGAAGTAGAAACCTACCGCCGCTTTATCGACGAATTGGCCGTGGGCCAAACCATTGCTGCTTTTCAAGTAAATGATGCTCACGTGCTGGCCACGCCCGAGGACCAGCTGCGCGCCGGGCTGGTGGGCCGCACCATTACGGGCACCAGCCGGCTGGGCAAAAACTGCTTTTTAGAGCTCGACAACGGCAAGGTGCTGGTGCTACATTTTGGTATGACCGGCGACGTGGGGGCCTACCGCGACGAGCCCGACGCCCCGCGCTTCACCCGCGTGGCCCTGCACCTCGAAGACTCCGGCCTGCGCCTGGCCTTCATCGACCCGCGCAAATTCGGGCGCATTCGGCTTGCCGACAGCGCCGCCGCCCACCAGAAAGCCAAGAAAATAGGCCCCGACGCGCTGGAAATAACCGCCACCGAGCTGCACCAGAAACTCAGCCGCCGTAAAACCCTGCTCAAGCCGCTGCTGCTCGACCAGGGCATCACGGCCGGGCTGGGCAACTGGATTGTGGACGAAGTGCTGTTTCAGGCCAAAATTCACCCCGAGCGCATTGGCGCCTCGCTCACGGAAAAGGAGGGCAAGGCCCTGCACGAGGCCGTGCAGTTGGTGCTCAACACGGCCATCAACCAAGAGGCCAACTACCGGCATTTCCCGGCCAGCTTTCTCATCCATGCCCGCGAGTGGGACACCTCGGCCACGCCGGCCAGCGACGACGCCCACACGTTTTGCCCCCGTCATCCCAAGGTGAAAATCGACAAATACTACGTGGGCGGCCGCGCCACCTACACCTGCCCGAAATGCCAGCCCGCGCCGGCCTCAGCCGATAAACCGGCTGCGTAG
- a CDS encoding PhzF family phenazine biosynthesis protein, whose amino-acid sequence MLPFLLVDAFTTEPLRGNPCAVLLDADDLNSALRQRLAREFNQSETAFVNQAMPGSTEFTVRYFTPAEEIPLAGHPTIATVTALLHAGRVALPADGSPLVLTLQLSGGPIRVDVLSGAAGQPPLVWMTQRPPVFGAVHAPEAVLPLFGLTPDDLLPGAPIQTVSTGTPQLMVLLRDHAALRRAHVADAAGLAAYRAASDFFSPHLFCLGGATPAGHTFARHFGTPPDISEDPVTGSATGGMAAYLWHHGYLSAPEFIAEQGHDMGRAGTVQVRISGPREAIATVQIGGTGVVVLEGGLRGDL is encoded by the coding sequence ATGCTGCCGTTTCTGCTTGTCGATGCCTTTACCACCGAGCCCCTGCGCGGCAACCCCTGCGCCGTGCTGCTCGACGCCGACGACCTCAACTCCGCCCTGCGCCAGCGCCTGGCCCGAGAATTCAACCAGTCCGAAACCGCTTTCGTGAACCAGGCCATGCCCGGCAGCACCGAATTCACGGTGCGCTATTTCACGCCGGCCGAGGAGATTCCGTTGGCCGGCCACCCCACCATTGCCACCGTCACGGCGCTGCTGCACGCGGGCCGGGTGGCCTTGCCGGCCGATGGCTCCCCGTTGGTGCTCACCCTGCAATTATCGGGTGGCCCCATTCGGGTAGACGTGCTGTCGGGCGCTGCCGGCCAGCCGCCCCTGGTGTGGATGACCCAGCGCCCGCCCGTGTTCGGCGCCGTGCACGCGCCCGAGGCCGTGCTCCCGCTTTTCGGCCTCACGCCCGACGACCTGCTGCCCGGCGCGCCTATCCAGACGGTGAGCACGGGCACGCCGCAGCTCATGGTGCTGCTGCGCGACCACGCCGCCCTGCGCCGCGCCCACGTGGCCGATGCCGCGGGCCTGGCGGCGTACCGCGCCGCGAGCGACTTTTTCAGCCCGCACCTGTTTTGCCTGGGCGGGGCCACGCCGGCGGGCCACACCTTTGCCCGGCATTTCGGCACGCCGCCGGATATTTCGGAAGACCCCGTGACGGGCTCGGCCACCGGCGGCATGGCCGCGTACCTGTGGCATCACGGCTACCTCAGCGCGCCGGAATTCATCGCCGAGCAGGGCCACGACATGGGCCGCGCGGGCACGGTGCAGGTGCGCATCAGCGGCCCGCGCGAAGCCATTGCGACGGTGCAGATTGGCGGGACGGGCGTGGTGGTGCTGGAAGGCGGGTTGCGCGGGGATTTGTAG